In a single window of the Gossypium hirsutum isolate 1008001.06 chromosome D02, Gossypium_hirsutum_v2.1, whole genome shotgun sequence genome:
- the LOC107910602 gene encoding probable galacturonosyltransferase 7 isoform X3, protein MKGGSGGGGGVAPAKRRWRGLAIAVLFLVVLSMLVPLGFLLGLHSGFHSAGHIPLQRPSPSGDRSSHIDNLVRKLGPTLPKDVLKGFVNEAKNETSSINATPRTEQKKGIPIPPQVVMQPFTSKNISRINGKAKMKSDVDESEGFCDLKYGSYCIWREENREEMQDSMVKKLKDQLFVARAYFPSIAKIPAQSKLSGELKQNIQEVEHVLSESTTDADLPPEIQKKSRRMEAVIARAKSVSLDCNNVDKKLRQIFDLTEDEANFHMKQSAFLYQLAVQTMPKSLHCLSMRLTVEYFRDHLFDKELSEKYSDPTLQHYVIFSNNVIASSVVINSTVVHARDTVNQVFHVLTDWQNYYAMKHWFLRNTFRDAVVQVLNIEDSDSYGKATLSHLTLPVEFRVSFPSNDSAPAIHNRTQYVSIFSHSHYLLPEIFKNLEKVVVLDDDVVVQQDLSALWSLNMGGKVTGAIEICSVKMDQLQSYLGEHSFQKHSCSWMSGLNVIDLARWRDLDISETYWKLVKEQVSMKEGSALLATLLSFQDQIYALDRVWVLSGLGHDYGLDIEGIKKAAVLHYNGNMKPWLDLGIPKYKEYWKKFLNHEDQYLSECNVNR, encoded by the exons ATGAAAGGTGggagtggtggtggtggtggagttGCTCCCGCGAAGCGCCGATGGAGAGGTCTGGCCATTGCTGTCCTCTTTCTTGTGGTCCTCTCAATGCTTGTTCCCCTTGGATTTTTGCTTGGCCTACACAGTGGCTTTCACTCTGCAG GACATATTCCTCTTCAACGCCCTTCACCTTCG GGGGATCGCTCAAGCCATATAGATAATCTCGTGAGAAAATTAGGGCCTACTCTACCAAAG GATGTTCttaaagggtttgtaaatgaagCTAAAAATGAAACCAGCAGTATCAATGCTACACCTAGAACTGAGCAGAAGAAAG GCATTCCAATTCCACCTCAAGTTGTGATGCAACCGTTTACCAGTAAAAAT ATTAGTAGAATTAATGGTAAAGCAAAAATGAAATCTGATGTTGATGAAAGTGAGGGGTTTTGTGATTTGAAATATGGGAGCTATTGCATTTGGCGTGAAGAAAATAGGGAAGAAATGCAAGATTCCATGGTGAAGAAATTGAAGGATCAGCTTTTCGTTGCCAGGGCATATTTTCCTAGTATTGCAAAAATCCCAGCACAGAGCAAGTTGTCTGGTGAATTGAAACAAAATATTCAAGAAGTGGAGCATGTCCTTAGTGAAAGTACTACAGATGCTGATCTTCCTCCAGA GATTCAGAAGAAATCACGAAGGATGGAAGCTGTGATAGCAAGAGCCAAATCAGTCTCTTTGGATTGTAATAACGTTGACAAGAAATTGAGACAAATATTTGACTTGACTGAGGATGAAGCTAACTTTCACATGAAGCAGAGTGCCTTTCTCTACCAACTTGCTGTCCAGACAATGCCCAAGAGCCTGCACTGCCTGTCTATGAGACTAACTGTGGAATATTTCAGAGACCATTTGTTTGATAAGGAGCTCTCTGAGAAATATTCTGATCCCACATTGCAACATTATGTTATATTCTCCAATAATGTTATCGCTTCTTCAGTTGTAATAAACTCAACTGTTGTGCATGCAAGA GACACTGTAAACCAGGTTTTTCATGTGCTGACTGATTGGCAGAATTACTATGCAATGAAACATTGGTTCCTCCGGAATACTTTTAGGGATGCTGTTGTTCAGGTGTTGAACATTGAAGATTCAGATTCCTATGGTAAAGCAACTCTATCTCACCTGACATTACCTGTGGAGTTTCGAGTTTCCTTTCCTAGCAATGATAGTGCACCAGCAATACATAATAGAACACAATATGTATCCATTTTTTCTCATTCTCATTATCTTCTTCCTGAGATATTCAAAAACTTGGAGAAAGTTGTGGTTTTGGATGATGATGTTGTTGTTCAGCAAGACTTGTCAGCACTATGGAGCCTCAACATGGGAGGGAAAGTGACTGGTGCTATAGAAATTTGCTCGGTAAAAATGGATCAACTGCAAAGTTATTTGGGTGAACACAGCTTCCAAAAACATTCCTGTTCTTGGATGTCAGGATTGAATGTAATTGATCTCGCCAGGTGGAGAGACCTAGACATCTCTGAAACTTACTGGAAGTTGGTGAAAGAG CAGGTCAGCATGAAAGAGGGATCGGCTTTGCTTGCGACTTTGCTTAGTTTTCAGGACCAAATATATGCCCTTGACAGGGTGTGGGTTTTATCGGGCCTTGGTCATGACTATGGACTTGATATAGAAGGCATCAAGAAAGCTGCAGTTTTGCACTATAATGGAAATATGAAACCTTGGCTTGATTTGGGAATTCCAAAATACAAGGAATACTGGAAGAAGTTTCTGAACCATGAAGATCAATATCTAAGCGAGTGCAATGTAAATCGATAA
- the LOC107910602 gene encoding probable galacturonosyltransferase 7 isoform X5, with product MKGGSGGGGGVAPAKRRWRGLAIAVLFLVVLSMLVPLGFLLGLHSGFHSAGHIPLQRPSPSGDRSSHIDNLVRKLGPTLPKDVLKGFVNEAKNETSSINATPRTEQKKGIPIPPQVVMQPFTSKNISRINGKAKMKSDVDESEGFCDLKYGSYCIWREENREEMQDSMVKKLKDQLFVARAYFPSIAKIPAQSKLSGELKQNIQEVEHVLSESTTDADLPPEIQKKSRRMEAVIARAKSVSLDCNNVDKKLRQIFDLTEDEANFHMKQSAFLYQLAVQTMPKSLHCLSMRLTVEYFRDHLFDKELSEKYSDPTLQHYVIFSNNVIASSVVINSTVVHARDTVNQVFHVLTDWQNYYAMKHWFLRNTFRDAVVQVLNIEDSDSYGKATLSHLTLPVEFRVSFPSNDSAPAIHNRTQYVSIFSHSHYLLPEIFKNLEKVVVLDDDVVVQQDLSALWSLNMGGKVTGAIEICSVKMDQLQSYLGEHSFQKHSCSWMSGLNVIDLARWRDLDISETYWKLVKECSIFGNSFSLH from the exons ATGAAAGGTGggagtggtggtggtggtggagttGCTCCCGCGAAGCGCCGATGGAGAGGTCTGGCCATTGCTGTCCTCTTTCTTGTGGTCCTCTCAATGCTTGTTCCCCTTGGATTTTTGCTTGGCCTACACAGTGGCTTTCACTCTGCAG GACATATTCCTCTTCAACGCCCTTCACCTTCG GGGGATCGCTCAAGCCATATAGATAATCTCGTGAGAAAATTAGGGCCTACTCTACCAAAG GATGTTCttaaagggtttgtaaatgaagCTAAAAATGAAACCAGCAGTATCAATGCTACACCTAGAACTGAGCAGAAGAAAG GCATTCCAATTCCACCTCAAGTTGTGATGCAACCGTTTACCAGTAAAAAT ATTAGTAGAATTAATGGTAAAGCAAAAATGAAATCTGATGTTGATGAAAGTGAGGGGTTTTGTGATTTGAAATATGGGAGCTATTGCATTTGGCGTGAAGAAAATAGGGAAGAAATGCAAGATTCCATGGTGAAGAAATTGAAGGATCAGCTTTTCGTTGCCAGGGCATATTTTCCTAGTATTGCAAAAATCCCAGCACAGAGCAAGTTGTCTGGTGAATTGAAACAAAATATTCAAGAAGTGGAGCATGTCCTTAGTGAAAGTACTACAGATGCTGATCTTCCTCCAGA GATTCAGAAGAAATCACGAAGGATGGAAGCTGTGATAGCAAGAGCCAAATCAGTCTCTTTGGATTGTAATAACGTTGACAAGAAATTGAGACAAATATTTGACTTGACTGAGGATGAAGCTAACTTTCACATGAAGCAGAGTGCCTTTCTCTACCAACTTGCTGTCCAGACAATGCCCAAGAGCCTGCACTGCCTGTCTATGAGACTAACTGTGGAATATTTCAGAGACCATTTGTTTGATAAGGAGCTCTCTGAGAAATATTCTGATCCCACATTGCAACATTATGTTATATTCTCCAATAATGTTATCGCTTCTTCAGTTGTAATAAACTCAACTGTTGTGCATGCAAGA GACACTGTAAACCAGGTTTTTCATGTGCTGACTGATTGGCAGAATTACTATGCAATGAAACATTGGTTCCTCCGGAATACTTTTAGGGATGCTGTTGTTCAGGTGTTGAACATTGAAGATTCAGATTCCTATGGTAAAGCAACTCTATCTCACCTGACATTACCTGTGGAGTTTCGAGTTTCCTTTCCTAGCAATGATAGTGCACCAGCAATACATAATAGAACACAATATGTATCCATTTTTTCTCATTCTCATTATCTTCTTCCTGAGATATTCAAAAACTTGGAGAAAGTTGTGGTTTTGGATGATGATGTTGTTGTTCAGCAAGACTTGTCAGCACTATGGAGCCTCAACATGGGAGGGAAAGTGACTGGTGCTATAGAAATTTGCTCGGTAAAAATGGATCAACTGCAAAGTTATTTGGGTGAACACAGCTTCCAAAAACATTCCTGTTCTTGGATGTCAGGATTGAATGTAATTGATCTCGCCAGGTGGAGAGACCTAGACATCTCTGAAACTTACTGGAAGTTGGTGAAAGAG TGCAGCATCTTTGGCAACAGTTTTTCACTCCACTAG
- the LOC107910602 gene encoding probable galacturonosyltransferase 7 isoform X2 produces the protein MKGGSGGGGGVAPAKRRWRGLAIAVLFLVVLSMLVPLGFLLGLHSGFHSAGHIPLQRPSPSGDRSSHIDNLVRKLGPTLPKDVLKGFVNEAKNETSSINATPRTEQKKGIPIPPQVVMQPFTSKNISRINGKAKMKSDVDESEGFCDLKYGSYCIWREENREEMQDSMVKKLKDQLFVARAYFPSIAKIPAQSKLSGELKQNIQEVEHVLSESTTDADLPPEIQKKSRRMEAVIARAKSVSLDCNNVDKKLRQIFDLTEDEANFHMKQSAFLYQLAVQTMPKSLHCLSMRLTVEYFRDHLFDKELSEKYSDPTLQHYVIFSNNVIASSVVINSTVVHARDTVNQVFHVLTDWQNYYAMKHWFLRNTFRDAVVQVLNIEDSDSYGKATLSHLTLPVEFRVSFPSNDSAPAIHNRTQYVSIFSHSHYLLPEIFKNLEKVVVLDDDVVVQQDLSALWSLNMGGKVTGAIEICSVKMDQLQSYLGEHSFQKHSCSWMSGLNVIDLARWRDLDISETYWKLVKEHLWQQFFTPLECRNEVSMKEGSALLATLLSFQDQIYALDRVWVLSGLGHDYGLDIEGIKKAAVLHYNGNMKPWLDLGIPKYKEYWKKFLNHEDQYLSECNVNR, from the exons ATGAAAGGTGggagtggtggtggtggtggagttGCTCCCGCGAAGCGCCGATGGAGAGGTCTGGCCATTGCTGTCCTCTTTCTTGTGGTCCTCTCAATGCTTGTTCCCCTTGGATTTTTGCTTGGCCTACACAGTGGCTTTCACTCTGCAG GACATATTCCTCTTCAACGCCCTTCACCTTCG GGGGATCGCTCAAGCCATATAGATAATCTCGTGAGAAAATTAGGGCCTACTCTACCAAAG GATGTTCttaaagggtttgtaaatgaagCTAAAAATGAAACCAGCAGTATCAATGCTACACCTAGAACTGAGCAGAAGAAAG GCATTCCAATTCCACCTCAAGTTGTGATGCAACCGTTTACCAGTAAAAAT ATTAGTAGAATTAATGGTAAAGCAAAAATGAAATCTGATGTTGATGAAAGTGAGGGGTTTTGTGATTTGAAATATGGGAGCTATTGCATTTGGCGTGAAGAAAATAGGGAAGAAATGCAAGATTCCATGGTGAAGAAATTGAAGGATCAGCTTTTCGTTGCCAGGGCATATTTTCCTAGTATTGCAAAAATCCCAGCACAGAGCAAGTTGTCTGGTGAATTGAAACAAAATATTCAAGAAGTGGAGCATGTCCTTAGTGAAAGTACTACAGATGCTGATCTTCCTCCAGA GATTCAGAAGAAATCACGAAGGATGGAAGCTGTGATAGCAAGAGCCAAATCAGTCTCTTTGGATTGTAATAACGTTGACAAGAAATTGAGACAAATATTTGACTTGACTGAGGATGAAGCTAACTTTCACATGAAGCAGAGTGCCTTTCTCTACCAACTTGCTGTCCAGACAATGCCCAAGAGCCTGCACTGCCTGTCTATGAGACTAACTGTGGAATATTTCAGAGACCATTTGTTTGATAAGGAGCTCTCTGAGAAATATTCTGATCCCACATTGCAACATTATGTTATATTCTCCAATAATGTTATCGCTTCTTCAGTTGTAATAAACTCAACTGTTGTGCATGCAAGA GACACTGTAAACCAGGTTTTTCATGTGCTGACTGATTGGCAGAATTACTATGCAATGAAACATTGGTTCCTCCGGAATACTTTTAGGGATGCTGTTGTTCAGGTGTTGAACATTGAAGATTCAGATTCCTATGGTAAAGCAACTCTATCTCACCTGACATTACCTGTGGAGTTTCGAGTTTCCTTTCCTAGCAATGATAGTGCACCAGCAATACATAATAGAACACAATATGTATCCATTTTTTCTCATTCTCATTATCTTCTTCCTGAGATATTCAAAAACTTGGAGAAAGTTGTGGTTTTGGATGATGATGTTGTTGTTCAGCAAGACTTGTCAGCACTATGGAGCCTCAACATGGGAGGGAAAGTGACTGGTGCTATAGAAATTTGCTCGGTAAAAATGGATCAACTGCAAAGTTATTTGGGTGAACACAGCTTCCAAAAACATTCCTGTTCTTGGATGTCAGGATTGAATGTAATTGATCTCGCCAGGTGGAGAGACCTAGACATCTCTGAAACTTACTGGAAGTTGGTGAAAGAG CATCTTTGGCAACAGTTTTTCACTCCACTAGAATGTAGAAATGAG GTCAGCATGAAAGAGGGATCGGCTTTGCTTGCGACTTTGCTTAGTTTTCAGGACCAAATATATGCCCTTGACAGGGTGTGGGTTTTATCGGGCCTTGGTCATGACTATGGACTTGATATAGAAGGCATCAAGAAAGCTGCAGTTTTGCACTATAATGGAAATATGAAACCTTGGCTTGATTTGGGAATTCCAAAATACAAGGAATACTGGAAGAAGTTTCTGAACCATGAAGATCAATATCTAAGCGAGTGCAATGTAAATCGATAA
- the LOC107910602 gene encoding probable galacturonosyltransferase 7 isoform X1 — protein MKGGSGGGGGVAPAKRRWRGLAIAVLFLVVLSMLVPLGFLLGLHSGFHSAGHIPLQRPSPSGDRSSHIDNLVRKLGPTLPKDVLKGFVNEAKNETSSINATPRTEQKKGIPIPPQVVMQPFTSKNISRINGKAKMKSDVDESEGFCDLKYGSYCIWREENREEMQDSMVKKLKDQLFVARAYFPSIAKIPAQSKLSGELKQNIQEVEHVLSESTTDADLPPEIQKKSRRMEAVIARAKSVSLDCNNVDKKLRQIFDLTEDEANFHMKQSAFLYQLAVQTMPKSLHCLSMRLTVEYFRDHLFDKELSEKYSDPTLQHYVIFSNNVIASSVVINSTVVHARDTVNQVFHVLTDWQNYYAMKHWFLRNTFRDAVVQVLNIEDSDSYGKATLSHLTLPVEFRVSFPSNDSAPAIHNRTQYVSIFSHSHYLLPEIFKNLEKVVVLDDDVVVQQDLSALWSLNMGGKVTGAIEICSVKMDQLQSYLGEHSFQKHSCSWMSGLNVIDLARWRDLDISETYWKLVKEHLWQQFFTPLECRNEQVSMKEGSALLATLLSFQDQIYALDRVWVLSGLGHDYGLDIEGIKKAAVLHYNGNMKPWLDLGIPKYKEYWKKFLNHEDQYLSECNVNR, from the exons ATGAAAGGTGggagtggtggtggtggtggagttGCTCCCGCGAAGCGCCGATGGAGAGGTCTGGCCATTGCTGTCCTCTTTCTTGTGGTCCTCTCAATGCTTGTTCCCCTTGGATTTTTGCTTGGCCTACACAGTGGCTTTCACTCTGCAG GACATATTCCTCTTCAACGCCCTTCACCTTCG GGGGATCGCTCAAGCCATATAGATAATCTCGTGAGAAAATTAGGGCCTACTCTACCAAAG GATGTTCttaaagggtttgtaaatgaagCTAAAAATGAAACCAGCAGTATCAATGCTACACCTAGAACTGAGCAGAAGAAAG GCATTCCAATTCCACCTCAAGTTGTGATGCAACCGTTTACCAGTAAAAAT ATTAGTAGAATTAATGGTAAAGCAAAAATGAAATCTGATGTTGATGAAAGTGAGGGGTTTTGTGATTTGAAATATGGGAGCTATTGCATTTGGCGTGAAGAAAATAGGGAAGAAATGCAAGATTCCATGGTGAAGAAATTGAAGGATCAGCTTTTCGTTGCCAGGGCATATTTTCCTAGTATTGCAAAAATCCCAGCACAGAGCAAGTTGTCTGGTGAATTGAAACAAAATATTCAAGAAGTGGAGCATGTCCTTAGTGAAAGTACTACAGATGCTGATCTTCCTCCAGA GATTCAGAAGAAATCACGAAGGATGGAAGCTGTGATAGCAAGAGCCAAATCAGTCTCTTTGGATTGTAATAACGTTGACAAGAAATTGAGACAAATATTTGACTTGACTGAGGATGAAGCTAACTTTCACATGAAGCAGAGTGCCTTTCTCTACCAACTTGCTGTCCAGACAATGCCCAAGAGCCTGCACTGCCTGTCTATGAGACTAACTGTGGAATATTTCAGAGACCATTTGTTTGATAAGGAGCTCTCTGAGAAATATTCTGATCCCACATTGCAACATTATGTTATATTCTCCAATAATGTTATCGCTTCTTCAGTTGTAATAAACTCAACTGTTGTGCATGCAAGA GACACTGTAAACCAGGTTTTTCATGTGCTGACTGATTGGCAGAATTACTATGCAATGAAACATTGGTTCCTCCGGAATACTTTTAGGGATGCTGTTGTTCAGGTGTTGAACATTGAAGATTCAGATTCCTATGGTAAAGCAACTCTATCTCACCTGACATTACCTGTGGAGTTTCGAGTTTCCTTTCCTAGCAATGATAGTGCACCAGCAATACATAATAGAACACAATATGTATCCATTTTTTCTCATTCTCATTATCTTCTTCCTGAGATATTCAAAAACTTGGAGAAAGTTGTGGTTTTGGATGATGATGTTGTTGTTCAGCAAGACTTGTCAGCACTATGGAGCCTCAACATGGGAGGGAAAGTGACTGGTGCTATAGAAATTTGCTCGGTAAAAATGGATCAACTGCAAAGTTATTTGGGTGAACACAGCTTCCAAAAACATTCCTGTTCTTGGATGTCAGGATTGAATGTAATTGATCTCGCCAGGTGGAGAGACCTAGACATCTCTGAAACTTACTGGAAGTTGGTGAAAGAG CATCTTTGGCAACAGTTTTTCACTCCACTAGAATGTAGAAATGAG CAGGTCAGCATGAAAGAGGGATCGGCTTTGCTTGCGACTTTGCTTAGTTTTCAGGACCAAATATATGCCCTTGACAGGGTGTGGGTTTTATCGGGCCTTGGTCATGACTATGGACTTGATATAGAAGGCATCAAGAAAGCTGCAGTTTTGCACTATAATGGAAATATGAAACCTTGGCTTGATTTGGGAATTCCAAAATACAAGGAATACTGGAAGAAGTTTCTGAACCATGAAGATCAATATCTAAGCGAGTGCAATGTAAATCGATAA
- the LOC107910602 gene encoding probable galacturonosyltransferase 7 isoform X4 — MKGGSGGGGGVAPAKRRWRGLAIAVLFLVVLSMLVPLGFLLGLHSGFHSAGHIPLQRPSPSGDRSSHIDNLVRKLGPTLPKDVLKGFVNEAKNETSSINATPRTEQKKGIPIPPQVVMQPFTSKNISRINGKAKMKSDVDESEGFCDLKYGSYCIWREENREEMQDSMVKKLKDQLFVARAYFPSIAKIPAQSKLSGELKQNIQEVEHVLSESTTDADLPPEIQKKSRRMEAVIARAKSVSLDCNNVDKKLRQIFDLTEDEANFHMKQSAFLYQLAVQTMPKSLHCLSMRLTVEYFRDHLFDKELSEKYSDPTLQHYVIFSNNVIASSVVINSTVVHARDTVNQVFHVLTDWQNYYAMKHWFLRNTFRDAVVQVLNIEDSDSYGKATLSHLTLPVEFRVSFPSNDSAPAIHNRTQYVSIFSHSHYLLPEIFKNLEKVVVLDDDVVVQQDLSALWSLNMGGKVTGAIEICSVKMDQLQSYLGEHSFQKHSCSWMSGLNVIDLARWRDLDISETYWKLVKEVSMKEGSALLATLLSFQDQIYALDRVWVLSGLGHDYGLDIEGIKKAAVLHYNGNMKPWLDLGIPKYKEYWKKFLNHEDQYLSECNVNR; from the exons ATGAAAGGTGggagtggtggtggtggtggagttGCTCCCGCGAAGCGCCGATGGAGAGGTCTGGCCATTGCTGTCCTCTTTCTTGTGGTCCTCTCAATGCTTGTTCCCCTTGGATTTTTGCTTGGCCTACACAGTGGCTTTCACTCTGCAG GACATATTCCTCTTCAACGCCCTTCACCTTCG GGGGATCGCTCAAGCCATATAGATAATCTCGTGAGAAAATTAGGGCCTACTCTACCAAAG GATGTTCttaaagggtttgtaaatgaagCTAAAAATGAAACCAGCAGTATCAATGCTACACCTAGAACTGAGCAGAAGAAAG GCATTCCAATTCCACCTCAAGTTGTGATGCAACCGTTTACCAGTAAAAAT ATTAGTAGAATTAATGGTAAAGCAAAAATGAAATCTGATGTTGATGAAAGTGAGGGGTTTTGTGATTTGAAATATGGGAGCTATTGCATTTGGCGTGAAGAAAATAGGGAAGAAATGCAAGATTCCATGGTGAAGAAATTGAAGGATCAGCTTTTCGTTGCCAGGGCATATTTTCCTAGTATTGCAAAAATCCCAGCACAGAGCAAGTTGTCTGGTGAATTGAAACAAAATATTCAAGAAGTGGAGCATGTCCTTAGTGAAAGTACTACAGATGCTGATCTTCCTCCAGA GATTCAGAAGAAATCACGAAGGATGGAAGCTGTGATAGCAAGAGCCAAATCAGTCTCTTTGGATTGTAATAACGTTGACAAGAAATTGAGACAAATATTTGACTTGACTGAGGATGAAGCTAACTTTCACATGAAGCAGAGTGCCTTTCTCTACCAACTTGCTGTCCAGACAATGCCCAAGAGCCTGCACTGCCTGTCTATGAGACTAACTGTGGAATATTTCAGAGACCATTTGTTTGATAAGGAGCTCTCTGAGAAATATTCTGATCCCACATTGCAACATTATGTTATATTCTCCAATAATGTTATCGCTTCTTCAGTTGTAATAAACTCAACTGTTGTGCATGCAAGA GACACTGTAAACCAGGTTTTTCATGTGCTGACTGATTGGCAGAATTACTATGCAATGAAACATTGGTTCCTCCGGAATACTTTTAGGGATGCTGTTGTTCAGGTGTTGAACATTGAAGATTCAGATTCCTATGGTAAAGCAACTCTATCTCACCTGACATTACCTGTGGAGTTTCGAGTTTCCTTTCCTAGCAATGATAGTGCACCAGCAATACATAATAGAACACAATATGTATCCATTTTTTCTCATTCTCATTATCTTCTTCCTGAGATATTCAAAAACTTGGAGAAAGTTGTGGTTTTGGATGATGATGTTGTTGTTCAGCAAGACTTGTCAGCACTATGGAGCCTCAACATGGGAGGGAAAGTGACTGGTGCTATAGAAATTTGCTCGGTAAAAATGGATCAACTGCAAAGTTATTTGGGTGAACACAGCTTCCAAAAACATTCCTGTTCTTGGATGTCAGGATTGAATGTAATTGATCTCGCCAGGTGGAGAGACCTAGACATCTCTGAAACTTACTGGAAGTTGGTGAAAGAG GTCAGCATGAAAGAGGGATCGGCTTTGCTTGCGACTTTGCTTAGTTTTCAGGACCAAATATATGCCCTTGACAGGGTGTGGGTTTTATCGGGCCTTGGTCATGACTATGGACTTGATATAGAAGGCATCAAGAAAGCTGCAGTTTTGCACTATAATGGAAATATGAAACCTTGGCTTGATTTGGGAATTCCAAAATACAAGGAATACTGGAAGAAGTTTCTGAACCATGAAGATCAATATCTAAGCGAGTGCAATGTAAATCGATAA